In Corynebacterium endometrii, one DNA window encodes the following:
- a CDS encoding peptide ABC transporter substrate-binding protein has product MTTKKSIALLAAAAMTVSLAACSSDDSSGAAGGEGANYVVANGSEPQNPLVPANTNETGGGRIVDSIFSGLVYYDDEGAAQNEMAESIEANDDNTEFTIKIKEGWTFNDGTEIKAENFVNAWNYAVANAQLNAYFFEPIKGYAEEGVEELEGLEIIDDYTFKITLSSPAADFPDRLGYSAFYPLPAEALEDPAAFGENPNSNGPYKLLEWNHNQDAIIVPNENYAGERKPANDGVKFVFYADQGAAYSDLLAGQLDVLDAIPDSAFATYEADLGDRAINQPAAIFQSFTIGEKLEHFGGEEGKLRRQALSLAIDREQITDTIFQGTRTPAKDFTSPIIPGYSGEIGGNEVLNFDPEKAKELWAQADEINEWSSPEFKIAYNADGGHEAWVDAVANSIKNNLGIEAVGDPYPDFKSLRDDVTSRNITSAFRTGWQADYPGLGNFLAALYGTGAGSNDGDYSNPEFDAKIKEGDAAASPEEAAKIYNEAQEILFEDLPAIPLWYSNVTGGHSENVDNVVFTWKSQPNYTNITKN; this is encoded by the coding sequence ATGACTACTAAGAAGTCCATTGCTCTGCTTGCCGCAGCAGCCATGACCGTTAGCCTCGCCGCATGCTCCTCGGATGATTCATCCGGCGCAGCCGGCGGCGAAGGCGCGAACTACGTCGTAGCAAACGGCTCCGAGCCGCAGAATCCGCTGGTACCGGCGAACACCAACGAGACCGGCGGCGGACGCATTGTTGACTCCATCTTCTCTGGCCTCGTTTATTACGACGATGAGGGCGCGGCCCAGAATGAGATGGCGGAGTCCATCGAGGCGAATGATGACAACACTGAGTTCACCATCAAGATCAAAGAGGGCTGGACCTTCAATGACGGCACCGAGATTAAGGCGGAGAACTTCGTCAACGCCTGGAACTACGCGGTTGCCAACGCACAGCTGAACGCGTACTTCTTTGAGCCAATCAAGGGCTACGCGGAAGAGGGCGTCGAGGAACTTGAGGGCCTCGAGATCATCGATGATTACACCTTCAAGATCACCCTGAGCTCCCCTGCGGCCGATTTCCCGGACCGCCTGGGCTACTCCGCGTTCTACCCACTGCCGGCCGAGGCCCTTGAGGATCCCGCAGCCTTTGGTGAGAACCCGAACTCCAACGGCCCATACAAGCTGCTGGAGTGGAACCACAACCAGGACGCAATCATCGTCCCTAACGAGAACTACGCCGGCGAGCGCAAGCCAGCCAATGACGGCGTGAAGTTCGTCTTCTACGCGGATCAGGGCGCCGCTTACTCCGACCTGCTCGCGGGCCAGCTGGACGTGCTGGACGCCATCCCGGACTCCGCATTCGCAACCTACGAGGCTGACCTGGGTGACCGCGCCATCAACCAACCGGCCGCTATCTTCCAGTCCTTCACCATCGGTGAGAAGCTTGAGCACTTCGGTGGCGAAGAGGGCAAGCTGCGCCGGCAGGCTCTGTCCCTGGCGATCGACCGCGAGCAGATCACTGACACCATCTTCCAGGGCACCCGCACCCCGGCCAAGGACTTCACCTCCCCAATCATCCCAGGCTACTCCGGGGAAATCGGCGGCAATGAGGTCCTGAACTTCGATCCTGAGAAGGCGAAGGAACTGTGGGCACAGGCGGATGAGATCAATGAGTGGTCCTCTCCTGAGTTCAAGATTGCCTACAACGCCGACGGCGGCCACGAGGCTTGGGTCGATGCAGTGGCCAACTCCATCAAGAACAACCTGGGCATCGAGGCCGTGGGCGATCCTTACCCAGACTTCAAGTCCCTGCGCGATGACGTCACCAGCCGCAACATCACCTCCGCATTCCGCACCGGCTGGCAGGCGGACTACCCAGGCCTGGGCAACTTCCTCGCCGCCCTGTACGGCACCGGCGCCGGCTCCAACGATGGTGACTACTCCAACCCTGAGTTCGACGCGAAGATCAAGGAAGGAGATGCGGCCGCATCCCCTGAGGAAGCCGCGAAGATCTACAACGAGGCTCAGGAAATCCTCTTCGAGGATCTGCCGGCCATCCCACTGTGGTACTCCAACGTCACCGGCGGCCACAGCGAGAACGTTGACAACGTAGTATTCACCTGGAAGTCCCAGCCTAACTACACCAACATCACCAAGAACTAA
- a CDS encoding ABC transporter permease: MPDFDRTNPTADLGEEKLITQARRGQEHFIAETDETGLGAVDAVKDESAPASQWAEAWRYLRKRPLFWVSAFLILVAVLMAIWPSLFTSMDPRACNLSDSLGDPRDGHPFGFDRQGCDIYSRIIYGARASVAVGVLATALVVLIGSTIGALAGYFGGWLDAVLSRITDIFFAIPLVLAAIVVMQVFKEYRTIVTVVLVLGFFGWVSIARITRGAVMSIKNEEFVQSARSVGASNFHILFSHIMPNAAAPIISYATVALGTFIVAEATLSFLGIGLPSTFVSWGGDISAAQASLRVQPSVLFYPSGALGLTVLSFIMMGDVVRDALDPKARKR, encoded by the coding sequence ATGCCTGATTTTGATCGCACTAACCCAACCGCCGATCTCGGCGAAGAAAAGCTCATCACCCAAGCGCGTCGCGGCCAGGAACACTTCATTGCCGAGACGGATGAAACCGGACTGGGCGCCGTTGACGCCGTCAAGGACGAATCCGCTCCCGCCTCCCAGTGGGCCGAGGCCTGGCGCTACCTGCGCAAGCGCCCGCTGTTTTGGGTTTCGGCATTCCTGATTCTGGTTGCCGTGCTCATGGCCATCTGGCCATCCCTGTTCACCAGCATGGACCCGCGCGCCTGCAACCTGTCCGATTCCCTGGGGGATCCTAGGGATGGCCACCCATTCGGCTTCGACCGCCAGGGCTGCGACATCTACTCCCGCATCATCTACGGTGCGCGCGCATCCGTTGCAGTGGGCGTACTGGCCACCGCGCTCGTGGTCCTGATCGGCTCCACCATCGGTGCCCTGGCCGGCTACTTCGGCGGCTGGCTTGATGCAGTCCTGTCCCGCATCACTGACATCTTCTTCGCCATTCCACTGGTTCTGGCAGCAATCGTCGTGATGCAGGTGTTCAAGGAATACCGCACCATCGTCACCGTGGTTCTGGTCCTCGGCTTCTTCGGCTGGGTTTCCATCGCCCGCATTACCCGCGGCGCCGTGATGTCCATCAAGAATGAGGAGTTTGTCCAGTCCGCGCGCTCCGTGGGCGCTTCGAACTTCCACATTCTCTTTAGCCACATCATGCCTAACGCCGCGGCACCAATCATCTCTTACGCCACCGTTGCCCTGGGCACCTTCATCGTGGCAGAGGCCACCCTATCCTTCCTGGGCATTGGCCTCCCATCCACCTTCGTGTCCTGGGGTGGAGACATCTCCGCCGCACAGGCATCCCTGCGTGTTCAGCCTTCCGTGCTGTTCTACCCGTCGGGCGCCCTGGGGCTGACCGTGCTCAGCTTCATCATGATGGGTGACGTGGTCCGTGACGCACTCGATCCAAAGGCAAGGAAGCGCTAA
- a CDS encoding ABC transporter permease, whose amino-acid sequence MLRYIGRRVLQMIPVFFGATLLIYALVFLMPGDPVEALGGDRGLSDAARERIMAEYNLDKPFFVQYLLYIAGIFQGDFGTTFSGVPVTTVMATAFPVTIKLAGMAIIFESVLGILFGVIAGIRRGGIFDSTVLVVSLFVIAVPSFVIGFVFQFLVGIKWELLPVTVGSKETFEALLMPAIVLGSMSFAYVIRLTRQSVSENLRADYVRTARAKGLAGNTVMIRHVLRNSLIPVATFIGADLGTLMTGAIVTEGIFGINGVGGTMYQAILRGEPATVVSFTTVLVIIYIIANLLVDLLYAVLDPRIRYA is encoded by the coding sequence ATGTTGCGCTATATCGGGCGACGAGTGCTCCAGATGATCCCGGTGTTCTTCGGAGCCACCTTGCTCATCTACGCACTGGTCTTCCTTATGCCTGGCGACCCAGTAGAGGCTTTGGGCGGAGACCGCGGCCTTAGCGACGCGGCCCGTGAACGAATCATGGCAGAGTACAACCTCGACAAGCCGTTCTTCGTCCAGTACCTCCTCTACATCGCCGGCATCTTCCAGGGAGACTTTGGCACCACCTTCTCGGGCGTGCCGGTGACCACAGTGATGGCTACCGCATTCCCAGTGACCATCAAGCTGGCGGGAATGGCCATTATCTTCGAGTCGGTCCTAGGTATCCTCTTCGGCGTTATCGCCGGCATTCGCCGCGGCGGCATCTTTGATTCCACCGTCCTGGTGGTCTCCCTCTTCGTGATCGCGGTGCCATCCTTCGTGATTGGTTTCGTATTCCAGTTCCTCGTGGGCATCAAGTGGGAGCTGCTGCCGGTGACCGTGGGTTCTAAGGAAACCTTCGAGGCCCTGCTCATGCCCGCCATCGTGTTGGGTTCCATGTCCTTTGCATACGTCATCCGCCTGACGCGCCAGTCCGTGAGCGAAAACCTCCGCGCTGACTACGTCCGCACCGCCCGCGCCAAGGGCCTGGCGGGCAACACCGTCATGATCCGCCACGTACTGCGCAACTCCCTCATTCCGGTTGCGACCTTCATCGGCGCCGACCTGGGCACGCTTATGACGGGCGCCATTGTGACAGAGGGCATCTTCGGCATCAACGGTGTGGGCGGCACCATGTACCAGGCCATCCTGCGCGGTGAGCCTGCCACCGTAGTTTCCTTCACCACCGTTTTGGTCATCATCTACATCATCGCCAACCTGCTGGTTGACCTTCTCTACGCAGTACTTGACCCGAGGATCCGCTATGCCTGA